A section of the Aricia agestis chromosome 4, ilAriAges1.1, whole genome shotgun sequence genome encodes:
- the LOC121726481 gene encoding uncharacterized protein LOC121726481, whose product MSQHRPVGGFEWVDPNTNFDIPDTSEYGFILEVDLKYPDELHDLHSDLPLCPENICVGDTKNKKLVPNLNNKTKYKIHYRNLKQCLKLGIKLQKVHRILKFNQSPWLQKYINLNTQLRTKATSDFEKDFYKLMNNSVFGKTMENIEKRVNVKLLPHWENRGKSLGAQDLIAKLEFHSLSIFSENLVAIQLRKTKILHDKPIYLGFCILDISKTLMYEFHYDYILKKFGGNTKLLYTDTDSFIYQFFTDNLYEDLKPDLMGRFDTSDYPPNNLFSYPRINIKKLGYFKDENNGDIIEEFVGLRSKMYAFTVGEKFVAKAKGVNKSVTKKLELENYKSCIFNKNIQHHSMYRFRSIKHTIFTQEINKSSLSYQDTKRYILPNQIDTLAWDHFKLKKLL is encoded by the coding sequence ATGTCACAACATCGTCCTGTGGGAGGGTTTGAGTGGGTAGATCCTAACACCAACTTTGATATTCCTGATACATCTGAATATGGTTTCATTTTGGAAGTTGATTTAAAGTATCCTGATGAACTTCACGATTTACACTCTGATTTACCTCTTTGTCCTGAAAATATTTGTGTAGGtgatacgaaaaataaaaaattagttccaaatttaaacaataaaacaaaatataaaattcactACAGAAATTTAAAGCAATGTCTAAAGTTAGGTATTAAACTACAAAAAGTTCacagaattttaaaattcaatcaAAGTCCTTGGCTGCAAAAGTACATTAATTTAAACACACAACTTAGAACGAAGGCAACTTCAGATTTTGAAAAAGATTTTTACAAACTTATGAATAATTCAGTTTTTGGTAAAACAAtggaaaatattgaaaaaagaGTTAACGTAAAACTTTTACCACATTGGGAAAATCGGGGTAAGTCTCTAGGGGCACAAGATTTGATAGCCAAACTAGAATTCCACAGTCTAtcaatattttcagaaaatttaGTAGCAATTCAATTACGGAAAACAAAGATTTTACATGATAAACCCATTTATCTAGGATTCtgtatattagatatttcaAAAACACTTATGTACGAATTTCATTAtgattacattttaaaaaagtttggtggaaatacaaaattattgtacactGATACTGATAGTTTTATATATCAATTTTTTACTGATAATTTATATGAAGATCTCAAACCTGATTTAATGGGCAGGTTCGATACATCTGATTATCCTCCCAACAACTTATTCAGTTACCCTAgaataaacataaaaaagttaGGATATTTTAAAGATGAAAATAACGGTGATATTATAGAGGAATTTGTAGGACTTCGATCAAAAATGTATGCATTTACAGTAGGTGAAAAATTTGTTGCAAAAGCCAAAGGTGTGAACAAAAGTGTTACAAAAAAGTTGGaattagaaaattataaatcttgtatttttaataaaaatattcaacacCATAGCATGTATAGATTTAGATCGATTAAACACACAATATTTActcaagaaataaataaatcttctTTGTCATATCAGGATACCAAGCGCTACATTTTACCAAATCAAATTGATACATTGGCGTGGGaccatttcaaattaaaaaaactactatAG